One region of Salvia miltiorrhiza cultivar Shanhuang (shh) chromosome 3, IMPLAD_Smil_shh, whole genome shotgun sequence genomic DNA includes:
- the LOC131014425 gene encoding protein EXORDIUM-like 3 translates to MAAALSFLLLLLFLTAPVISWRPWPDSPANASAGLFGGSKKYEGSSEFVKMRYHMGPVLTANITVYPIWYGAWRSSQKRIIREFIASISAAGSRRPSVAAWWRTVQQYTDQTGANISRSVHMGAEKSDRFYGHGKTLTRLSVQSVIKSAVSAATRPLPVNPRSGVYLVLTSDDVYVQDFCNNVCGFHYFTFPSIVGYTLPYAWVGNSAKLCPDVCAYPFSVPKYIPNLKAVKSPNGDVGVDGMISVIAHEIAEVATNPLVNAWYAGGDPVFPVEIADLCEGIYGTGGGGSYTGQMMNDGQGATYNMNGIRRRFLVQWVWNHLLNYCTGPNALDH, encoded by the coding sequence ATGGCGGCGGCGCTAtccttcctcctcctcctgctGTTCTTGACCGCCCCCGTCATCTCGTGGCGGCCGTGGCCCGATTCTCCGGCGAACGCGAGCGCCGGCCTCTTCGGCGGGTCGAAGAAATACGAGGGCTCGTCAGAATTCGTGAAAATGAGGTACCACATGGGCCCCGTCCTCACCGCCAACATCACCGTGTACCCCATCTGGTACGGCGCTTGGCGGAGCTCCCAGAAGCGGATAATCCGCGAGTTCATCGCGTCCATCTCGGCGGCGGGGAGCAGGCGGCCGTCCGTGGCGGCGTGGTGGCGCACCGTCCAGCAGTACACAGACCAGACCGGCGCGAACATCTCCCGATCCGTCCACATGGGCGCGGAGAAGAGCGACCGGTTCTACGGGCACGGCAAGACGCTGACGCGGCTGTCGGTGCAGTCGGTGATAAAGTCGGCGGTGAGCGCGGCGACGCGGCCCCTGCCGGTGAACCCGAGGAGCGGCGTGTACCTGGTTCTGACGTCGGATGACGTGTACGTACAGGACTTCTGCAACAACGTGTGCGGCTTCCATTACTTCACCTTCCCCTCCATAGTGGGGTACACGCTGCCGTACGCGTGGGTGGGGAACTCCGCAAAGCTGTGCCCCGACGTCTGCGCCTACCCCTTCTCCGTCCCCAAATACATTCCCAATCTCAAGGCCGTCAAGTCCCCCAACGGCGACGTCGGAGTTGACGGCATGATAAGCGTGATAGCGCACGAGATAGCGGAGGTGGCCACCAATCCGTTAGTTAACGCCTGGTACGCGGGGGGCGACCCCGTCTTCCCGGTGGAAATTGCGGATTTGTGCGAGGGCATTTACGGAACCGGGGGCGGCGGGTCCTACACCGGTCAGATGATGAACGACGGACAGGGCGCCACGTATAACATGAACGGCATCCGACGCCGCTTCTTGGTCCAGTGGGTTTGGAACCATCTCCTTAATTACTGCACTGGCCCTAATGCTCTCGATCACTAA